A stretch of the Lolium perenne isolate Kyuss_39 chromosome 3, Kyuss_2.0, whole genome shotgun sequence genome encodes the following:
- the LOC127346142 gene encoding uncharacterized protein, giving the protein MKQKLAAATAELQLATEGVRLKDQNIAALMELIRRTAQERDLLQEQHLLLLADELAAATSSSSDSDPAPGDDRSPLFKLPSTPEATALVDRPSALFEPSYVDITTAAAAAAGRLELLAAKRPLPHKGRLLQAVMEAGPLLQSLLVAGPLPRWRNPPPVQVSLTNAMISAPSGSGWSFSQRRREAS; this is encoded by the coding sequence ATGAAGCAGAAGCTAGCTGCTGCGACTGCGGAGCTGCAGCTGGCGACGGAGGGGGTGCGACTCAAGGATCAGAATATCGCCGCGCTCATGGAGCTCATCCGCCGCACCGCGCAGGAGCGCGACCTTCTCCAAGAGCAGCACCTCCTACTGCTGGCCGACgagctggcggcggcgacgtctagcAGCAGCGACTCGGACCCGGCACCGGGCGACGATCGTTCCCCCTTGTTCAAGCTACCAAGCACTCCCGAAGCAACGGCCCTTGTCGACCGCCCCTCAGCCTTGTTCGAGCCATCCTATGTGGATATTACGACCGCTGCTGCAGCAGCGGCGGGGCGGCTTGAGCTGCTGGCGGCAAAGAGGCCTTTGCCGCACAAGGGGCGGCTGCTGCAGGCGGTGATGGAGGCTGGGCCTCTCCTGCAGAGCCTGCTCGTGGCAGGGCCGCTGCCGCGCTGGCGCAACCCGCCGCCGGTGCAAGTCTCGCTGACCAACGCCATGATATCGGCGCCGTCAGGCTCCGGATGGAGCTTCTCACAGCGCCGACGGGAAGCTAGCTAG
- the LOC127346143 gene encoding probable aquaporin TIP1-2: MPVSRIAIGSPGELSHPDTFRAGVAEFISMLIFVFAGSGSGMAFAKLSDGGPTTPAGLIAAALAHALALFVAVSVGANISGGHVNPAVTFGAFVGGNISLLKAVVYWVAQLLGSVVACLLLKIATGGEAVGAFSLSAGVGVWNAVVFEIVMTFGLVYTVYATAVDPKKGDLGTIAPIAIGFIVGANILAGGAFDGASMNPAVSFGPAVVSGVWENHWVYWLGPFAGAAIAALIYDIIFIGQRPHEQLPTADY; encoded by the exons ATGCCGGTGAGCAGGATCGCCATCGGCTCTCCGGGGGAGCTCTCCCACCCCGACACCTTCCGGGCCGGCGTTGCCGAGTTCATCTCCATGCTCATCTTCGTCTTCGCCGGCTCAGGCTCCGGCATGGCCTTCG CCAAGCTATCTGACGGCGGCCCGACGACGCCGGCGGGGCTGATCGCGGCGGCGCTGGCGCACGCTCTGGCCCTGTTCGTCGCGGTGTCAGTGGGCGCCAACATCTCCGGCGGGCACGTGAACCCGGCGGTCACATTCGGCGCCTTCGTGGGCGGCAACATCAGCCTCCTCAAGGCCGTCGTCTACTGGGTCGCCCAGCTGCTCGGCTCCGTGGTCGCCTGCCTCCTCCTCAAGATCGCCACCGGCGGCGAGGCCGTGGGCGCCTTCTCCCTCTCCGCCGGCGTCGGGGTCTGGAACGCGGTGGTGTTCGAGATcgtcatgaccttcggcctcGTCTACACGGTGTACGCCACCGCGGTGGACCCCAAGAAGGGGGACCTCGGCACCATCGCGCCCATCGCCATTGGCTTCATCGTCGGCGCCAACATCCTCGCCGGGGGCGCCTTCGACGGCGCCTCCATGAACCCGGCCGTGTCCTTCGGCCCTGCTGTCGTGAGCGGCGTGTGGGAGAACCACTGGGTGTACTGGCTCGGCCCATTCGCcggcgccgccatcgccgccctcATCTACGACATCATCTTCATCGGCCAGCGCCCGCACGAGCAGCTCCCCACCGCAGACTACTGA